A genomic window from Paramormyrops kingsleyae isolate MSU_618 chromosome 23, PKINGS_0.4, whole genome shotgun sequence includes:
- the olig4 gene encoding oligodendrocyte transcription factor 4, protein MSTHTKILLVSRVHFQALRRSSPAPRLSPSKARRKVRGTNTQPLTVAEMDSDAGSISSRSSSPDPMEKGGGVLSAKVLQAYCRDPGAQSGSLIPSRGKSRGQARSTKENPEDPQDLRLKVNSRERKRMHDLNQAMDGLREVMPYAQGPSVRKLSKISTLLLARNYILMLSSSLEEMRKLVGDVYGAGRPAHTARCGPAAPPSLPLFPLAQSLPSLPGTPPLLQPPSSASSPPSVHSPPAAASFPGFRLPHQNPLKDMSHVSGSFRHFPSIPCPCSLCQPPSTSIHSLPSLSIGK, encoded by the coding sequence ATGTCCACGCACACAAAAATACTGCTGGTTTCCAGGGTCCATTTTCAAGCTTTAAGAAGGTCATCCCCCGCTCCACGTCTGTCTCCCAGCAAGGCCCGTCGAAAGGTTCGAGGAACGAACACGCAGCCTCTGACTGTCGCCGAGATGGACTCTGACGCCGGCTCCATCTCCAGCCGCTCCTCTTCTCCAGACCCGATGGAGAAGGGTGGAGGTGTCTTGTCCGCCAAGGTGCTGCAGGCGTACTGCAGGGATCCAGGAGCCCAGAGCGGATCCCTGATTCCGAGCAGAGGGAAGTCCAGAGGCCAGGCCCGGTCCACCAAGGAGAATCCAGAGGACCCGCAGGACCTGCGGCTGAAGGTGAACAGCCGGGAGAGGAAGCGGATGCACGACCTGAACCAGGCCATGGACGGTCTGCGGGAGGTCATGCCCTACGCCCAGGGCCCCTCCGTCCGGAAGCTCTCTAAGATCTCCACCCTGTTGCTGGCGCGCAACTACATCCTCATGCTGTCCAGCTCACTGGAGGAGATGCGGAAGCTGGTGGGGGACGTGTATGGGGCCGGCCGTCCGGCTCACACGGCCCGCTGCGGGCCCGCCGCCCCTCCGTCGCTGCCGCTCTTCCCGCTGGCCCAGTCCTTGCCATCGCTGCCGGGCACGCCACCCCTGCTCCAGCCACCCTCCTCGGCTTCATCGCCACCTTCCGTCCACTCGCCGCCCGCCGCCGCCAGCTTCCCAGGCTTCCGCCTTCCTCATCAGAACCCCCTGAAGGACATGAGCCACGTCTCTGGCTCCTTCAGGCACTTCCCCAGCATCCCTTGCCCGTGCTCCCTCTGCCAGCCCCCCTCGACTTCCATACACAGCCTGCCCAGCCTATCTATAGGTAAGTGA